Proteins encoded within one genomic window of Microbacterium sp. zg-B185:
- a CDS encoding GMP synthase: MTTAPLLYVCVRPQQGAAAAEYESFRVGARLDASQLVPLDLVRDPLPADTFERYSGFFVGGSPFNVTDPESSKTDVQRRLEADLERIAAATMDSSGPAALFTCYGIGIVTRLLGGEVTRAYREDTGPVLVDLTVEGESDPLLGSLARRFTALAAHKEGSGQVPPGATLLATNKASPVQAYRVGDRLYATQFHPEPTTRAFTERMAVYRDDGYFPANDYETVAGRVLAASVTEPTRLLRAFAGAFGPA, translated from the coding sequence ATGACGACGGCGCCGCTTCTGTACGTGTGCGTGCGTCCGCAGCAGGGGGCGGCGGCGGCGGAGTATGAGTCCTTCCGCGTGGGTGCGCGGCTCGACGCATCGCAGCTGGTCCCGCTCGACCTGGTCCGGGACCCGCTCCCGGCCGACACGTTCGAGCGGTACAGCGGGTTCTTCGTCGGCGGCAGTCCGTTCAACGTGACGGATCCGGAGTCCTCGAAGACGGACGTGCAGCGCCGGCTCGAAGCCGATCTGGAGCGCATCGCAGCCGCGACCATGGATTCCTCAGGTCCGGCAGCCCTGTTCACGTGCTACGGCATCGGCATCGTGACGCGGTTGCTGGGCGGCGAGGTCACCCGCGCCTACCGCGAGGACACCGGACCGGTCCTCGTCGACCTCACCGTCGAGGGGGAGAGCGATCCGCTGCTGGGATCGCTCGCCCGCCGGTTCACCGCCCTGGCCGCACACAAGGAGGGGTCGGGGCAGGTCCCGCCCGGCGCCACGCTGCTGGCCACGAACAAGGCGTCCCCGGTTCAGGCGTACCGGGTCGGCGACCGCCTCTACGCGACCCAGTTCCACCCGGAGCCCACCACCCGGGCGTTCACCGAGCGCATGGCCGTCTATCGCGACGACGGCTACTTCCCGGCCAACGACTATGAGACCGTCGCCGGCCGTGTGCTGGCGGCATCCGTCACCGAACCGACACGGCTGCTGCGCGCCTTCGCCGGTGCGTTCGGCCCGGCCTGA
- a CDS encoding glutaminase, giving the protein MSTGALIQDARSRLAGAPQEALGELISPRRLFGVGRSARIVRRGAAWHLGVLLVTDDAVLATGDILRARREVRRGFTAESQRRRAELAAAAALGGIAEGETVHIGWQLLDADAVDRGEASGPLQLRDGTPSVRWSAAGGFMPLAAYLDERVDLLLHPPGGA; this is encoded by the coding sequence GTGAGTACGGGCGCGCTCATCCAGGACGCACGGTCCCGTCTGGCCGGTGCGCCGCAGGAAGCCCTCGGTGAGCTCATCTCGCCCCGGCGGCTGTTCGGGGTGGGCAGGTCGGCGCGCATCGTCCGCCGTGGCGCCGCCTGGCACCTCGGGGTGCTGCTGGTCACAGACGACGCGGTGCTGGCCACCGGTGACATTCTGCGCGCACGGCGGGAGGTGCGGCGCGGCTTCACCGCCGAATCGCAGCGCCGCCGTGCCGAACTGGCCGCGGCGGCCGCGCTCGGCGGCATCGCGGAGGGGGAGACCGTGCACATCGGGTGGCAGCTGCTCGATGCCGACGCGGTCGATCGGGGCGAGGCATCCGGTCCGCTCCAGCTGCGCGACGGCACGCCGAGTGTGCGCTGGAGCGCCGCGGGCGGTTTCATGCCGCTGGCTGCATACCTCGACGAGCGGGTCGACCTTCTGCTGCACCCGCCAGGGGGCGCGTAG
- a CDS encoding cation:proton antiporter, giving the protein MDQLEPTLLVIPLLAVLAPLFARSLSRWVRIPIVVFELVLGILVGPSLLGWAVPSDFVAALSEFGLAMLFFVAGSEIEFAAFRGRSGRAAAGGWLISLAAGVALTWLLFPGEIAIVIGIALASTALGTILPILRDAGELRTPFGRAIGAIGAVGEFGPLIAISLFLGSRDPGIESVVLLVFGLVAGLAIWMAFRMPTGAMHRAVNATLHTSGQFAIRVVFLILSALVALSVVLDLDLLLGAFAAGIVWRLLMRDAKESDRRAVESKVEAVAFGFLVPVFFIYTGVTFDLASLMETPVLLAAVPLVVVALFLVRGLPSMLAAPAGSTRRDRFAVAFLGATGLPIIVAVTGIGVDEGILPSAAAAVLVGAGMLSVLLFPLIAMSLRGERAVPAAAELEDDRV; this is encoded by the coding sequence GTGGACCAGCTCGAGCCGACCCTTCTCGTCATCCCGCTGCTCGCCGTGCTGGCGCCGCTGTTCGCGCGCAGCCTGAGCAGATGGGTGCGGATCCCGATCGTCGTGTTCGAGCTCGTCCTCGGGATCCTGGTGGGTCCGTCTCTGCTGGGCTGGGCCGTGCCGTCGGACTTCGTGGCAGCGCTGTCCGAATTCGGGTTGGCGATGCTGTTCTTCGTCGCCGGATCCGAGATCGAATTCGCGGCCTTCCGGGGCCGCAGCGGGCGCGCCGCGGCGGGAGGCTGGCTGATCAGCCTCGCCGCCGGCGTCGCACTGACCTGGCTCCTCTTCCCCGGTGAGATCGCCATCGTCATCGGCATCGCCCTGGCCTCCACGGCACTGGGGACCATCCTCCCCATCCTGCGCGACGCCGGTGAGCTGCGCACCCCGTTCGGTCGCGCGATCGGCGCGATCGGCGCAGTGGGCGAATTCGGGCCGCTGATCGCGATCTCGCTGTTCCTGGGCAGCCGCGATCCGGGGATCGAGTCGGTCGTCCTGCTGGTCTTCGGCCTGGTGGCGGGTCTGGCGATCTGGATGGCGTTCCGGATGCCGACAGGCGCGATGCACCGCGCCGTCAACGCGACGCTGCACACGTCCGGTCAGTTCGCGATCCGCGTCGTGTTCCTGATCCTCTCCGCCCTGGTCGCGCTGAGCGTGGTGCTGGATCTGGATCTGCTGCTGGGCGCGTTCGCCGCAGGCATCGTGTGGCGCCTGCTGATGCGCGACGCGAAGGAAAGCGACCGCAGGGCCGTCGAGAGCAAGGTCGAGGCGGTCGCCTTCGGGTTCCTGGTGCCCGTCTTCTTCATCTACACGGGCGTCACCTTCGATCTGGCCTCGCTCATGGAAACCCCCGTGCTGCTGGCGGCCGTGCCGCTCGTGGTCGTCGCGCTGTTCCTGGTGCGCGGGCTTCCGTCGATGCTCGCCGCACCGGCCGGCTCGACGCGGCGCGACCGCTTCGCCGTCGCGTTCCTCGGCGCGACCGGGCTGCCGATCATCGTCGCGGTCACCGGAATCGGTGTGGACGAGGGCATCCTGCCCAGCGCCGCGGCGGCCGTGCTGGTCGGTGCCGGGATGCTGTCGGTGCTGCTGTTCCCGCTCATCGCGATGAGCCTGCGCGGCGAGCGGGCCGTCCCCGCAGCTGCCGAGCTGGAGGACGATCGCGTGTGA
- a CDS encoding transposase encodes MSPSADDPAADHAQLDAIAAELFTLPPEEFTAARNARAAASDRALAARVKALRKPTASAWAVDLLARDGQLGEALELAGALREAQDDLDAAELGRLSRQRRALVTALATRAVELARDRGVAVSASARTDVEKTLNAAVMDAAAAAAVMTGRLVRPLEAGGFEAVDVSDAVGGSLPGVPDAPAPTRDDLAERRARKAAERALREAERASGEAERELARVEAKLAKVRERGDLLRERIQDLRTELARLETDADKADDEAARLDQKRSDAASTARAAARQADRARESLE; translated from the coding sequence GTGTCCCCCTCCGCCGACGACCCTGCCGCCGACCATGCGCAACTGGACGCGATCGCCGCGGAGCTGTTCACCCTGCCCCCCGAGGAGTTCACCGCGGCGCGGAACGCGCGCGCCGCGGCATCCGATCGGGCCCTCGCCGCCCGGGTGAAGGCGCTGCGCAAGCCGACCGCGTCGGCGTGGGCCGTCGATCTGCTGGCGCGCGACGGGCAGCTCGGCGAGGCACTGGAGCTGGCCGGTGCGCTACGCGAGGCGCAGGACGACCTGGACGCTGCCGAGCTCGGGCGACTGAGCCGCCAGCGTCGCGCGCTGGTGACGGCGCTGGCCACGCGCGCGGTCGAACTGGCGCGCGATCGGGGCGTCGCGGTCAGCGCCTCGGCCCGCACGGACGTGGAGAAGACTCTCAACGCGGCGGTGATGGATGCCGCGGCCGCCGCGGCCGTCATGACGGGGCGCCTCGTCCGTCCGCTGGAGGCCGGCGGCTTCGAGGCCGTCGACGTATCCGACGCCGTCGGGGGGAGCCTGCCCGGCGTCCCGGATGCTCCCGCTCCCACCCGAGACGACCTCGCCGAGCGCCGGGCGCGCAAGGCCGCCGAGCGCGCCCTGCGCGAGGCCGAGCGTGCATCGGGGGAGGCCGAGCGTGAGCTCGCGCGGGTGGAGGCCAAGCTCGCGAAGGTCCGCGAGCGCGGCGACCTGCTGCGGGAGCGGATCCAGGATCTGCGCACCGAGCTGGCTCGGCTCGAGACGGATGCGGACAAGGCCGACGACGAGGCGGCGCGCTTGGATCAGAAGCGCTCCGACGCCGCGTCCACAGCGCGCGCGGCGGCTCGGCAGGCCGACCGGGCACGTGAGTCGCTGGAATGA
- the xylB gene encoding xylulokinase: protein MTLVMGVDSSTQSCKVVVTDAETGAVVRAGRGMHPNGTEVDPAAWWSALESAIGAAGGLADVAAWAIGGQQHGMVALDAAGRVIRPALLWNDTRSAAAASDLIAQFGAEALAERTGLVPVASFTITKLRWLRDSEPENAARVAAVALPHDWLTWRLRGFGPAGESPRGPVLDELVTDRSDASGTGYWNPATGGYDRELLIAALGHDAILPRVLGPAEWVLDDAGRRVGPGAGDNAGAALGLGAGPGDVVVSIGTSGTVFAVSDQRTVDPSGTVAGFADCTGRFLPLVATLNAARVLDVVAGLLAVDHAELSRLALAAEPGAHGLRLVPFFEGERTPNLPDATASLTGMTLASTTRENLARAAVEGMLGGLAAGLSALRGLGVPLERALLVGGGAQSEAVRTIAPQVFGIPVDVPAPGEYVALGAARQAALVVRG from the coding sequence ATGACGCTGGTCATGGGGGTCGACTCGTCGACGCAGTCCTGCAAGGTCGTGGTCACGGATGCCGAGACCGGTGCCGTGGTGCGCGCAGGCCGCGGCATGCACCCGAACGGCACCGAGGTGGACCCGGCCGCCTGGTGGAGCGCTCTGGAGTCGGCCATCGGCGCCGCCGGCGGACTCGCCGATGTCGCGGCGTGGGCGATCGGCGGACAGCAGCACGGCATGGTGGCCCTGGATGCCGCGGGACGCGTGATCCGCCCGGCGCTGCTGTGGAACGACACCCGCTCGGCGGCGGCAGCCTCGGATCTGATCGCGCAATTCGGAGCCGAGGCGCTCGCCGAGCGCACCGGACTGGTGCCGGTCGCGTCCTTCACGATCACCAAGCTGCGCTGGCTGCGCGATTCGGAGCCCGAGAACGCCGCACGCGTGGCCGCCGTCGCGCTGCCGCACGACTGGTTGACCTGGCGGCTGCGCGGGTTCGGCCCCGCGGGGGAGTCCCCGCGCGGGCCGGTGCTCGATGAGCTCGTCACCGATCGCTCGGATGCCTCGGGCACGGGCTACTGGAACCCGGCGACCGGCGGCTACGACCGTGAGCTGCTCATCGCGGCACTCGGACATGACGCGATCCTGCCGCGCGTGCTCGGCCCCGCGGAATGGGTGCTCGATGACGCCGGCCGCAGGGTCGGCCCTGGCGCCGGTGACAACGCCGGTGCCGCGCTCGGCCTCGGCGCCGGGCCCGGCGACGTGGTGGTCTCGATCGGCACGAGCGGGACGGTCTTCGCCGTCAGCGACCAGCGCACCGTCGACCCGAGCGGCACGGTCGCGGGATTCGCGGACTGCACAGGCCGGTTCCTGCCGCTGGTCGCGACGCTGAACGCCGCGCGGGTGCTCGACGTGGTCGCCGGCCTCCTGGCCGTCGACCACGCCGAGCTCAGCCGCCTCGCCTTGGCCGCCGAACCGGGCGCGCACGGGCTGCGCCTGGTCCCGTTTTTCGAGGGGGAGCGCACGCCGAATCTTCCGGATGCCACGGCATCCCTCACCGGCATGACCCTCGCGTCGACCACCCGCGAGAACCTCGCTCGGGCCGCGGTCGAGGGGATGCTGGGTGGCCTCGCCGCCGGCTTGTCCGCGCTGCGCGGGCTGGGCGTCCCGCTGGAGCGTGCGCTGCTGGTCGGCGGCGGCGCCCAGTCGGAGGCGGTGCGGACGATCGCTCCGCAGGTGTTCGGCATCCCCGTCGACGTCCCCGCACCGGGCGAGTACGTCGCCCTGGGCGCCGCGCGCCAGGCGGCGCTCGTCGTCCGGGGCTGA
- the xylA gene encoding xylose isomerase, producing MPTPTPADKFSFGLWTVGYNGTDPFGGPTRPALDVVHAVEKLTELGAYGLTFHDDDLFAFGSTEAERQKQIDRLKAALADTGMIVPMVTTNLFSAPVFKDGGFTSNDRDVRRFALRKVFRQLDLGAELGAKTFVMWGGREGAEYDAAKDIRQALERYREAVNLLGDYVTDKGYDIRFAIEPKPNEPRGDILLPTLGHAIAFIDSLERPELVGLNPEVGHEQMAGLNFAAGIAQALYHGKLFHIDLNGQRGIKYDQDLVFGHGDLHNAFALVDLLENGGPGGVPAYDGPRHFDYKPSRTEDEQGVWDSASANMRTYLLLKERAAAFRADPEVQEALEASKVAELSIPTLNEGETYQDFLADRSAYEDFDPSAYLGGKGFGFVRLQQLATEHLLGARG from the coding sequence ATGCCCACCCCCACACCCGCCGACAAATTCTCGTTCGGACTCTGGACAGTCGGTTACAACGGCACCGACCCGTTCGGTGGCCCGACCCGGCCCGCCCTCGATGTCGTCCACGCCGTGGAGAAGCTCACCGAGCTGGGCGCCTACGGCCTCACCTTCCACGACGACGACCTGTTCGCCTTCGGCTCGACCGAGGCCGAACGCCAGAAGCAGATCGACCGCCTCAAGGCTGCACTGGCCGACACCGGCATGATCGTGCCGATGGTGACCACCAACCTCTTCAGCGCCCCCGTGTTCAAGGACGGCGGATTCACCTCCAACGACCGCGACGTGCGGCGTTTCGCGCTGCGCAAGGTCTTCCGCCAGCTCGATCTCGGTGCCGAGCTCGGGGCGAAGACCTTCGTGATGTGGGGCGGCCGCGAGGGCGCCGAGTACGACGCCGCCAAGGACATCCGCCAGGCGCTGGAGCGCTACCGCGAGGCCGTCAATCTGCTCGGGGACTACGTCACCGACAAGGGCTACGACATCCGCTTCGCCATCGAGCCGAAGCCGAACGAGCCCCGCGGCGACATCCTGCTGCCCACGCTGGGTCACGCGATCGCGTTCATCGACTCGCTCGAGCGCCCGGAACTGGTGGGGCTGAACCCCGAGGTCGGGCACGAGCAGATGGCGGGTCTGAACTTCGCCGCCGGCATCGCGCAGGCGCTCTACCACGGCAAGCTCTTCCACATCGACCTGAACGGTCAGCGCGGCATCAAGTACGACCAGGACCTCGTGTTCGGTCACGGCGACCTGCACAATGCGTTCGCGCTCGTCGACCTGCTCGAAAACGGCGGTCCCGGCGGCGTGCCCGCCTACGACGGGCCGCGTCACTTCGACTACAAGCCCAGCCGGACCGAGGACGAGCAGGGGGTATGGGATTCGGCATCCGCCAACATGCGCACCTACCTGCTGCTGAAGGAGCGCGCCGCGGCATTCCGCGCCGACCCGGAGGTGCAGGAGGCGCTCGAGGCCTCGAAGGTCGCCGAGCTGTCGATCCCGACGCTGAACGAGGGCGAGACCTACCAGGACTTCCTCGCCGACCGCTCCGCGTACGAGGACTTCGATCCGTCGGCGTACCTGGGCGGCAAGGGCTTCGGCTTCGTCCGTCTGCAGCAGCTGGCCACCGAGCATCTGCTCGGCGCGCGCGGCTGA